One genomic window of Deltaproteobacteria bacterium includes the following:
- a CDS encoding 4-(cytidine 5'-diphospho)-2-C-methyl-D-erythritol kinase, giving the protein MSWTLHAGCKINLYLDIVGVREDGYHELESLFYPLSEPCDTLRIGPRTEPGLALRCSIPALASSKNILAQTYDRFARATGFAPGLAVWLDKGIPMGAGLGGGSSDAAVFLRWLNDHAGTSALDGAALHGMALSLGADVPFFLVNKPAWVTGIGDTVRAVALDLSAFTMVLACPDVHVDTKWAYGRWDAIHARVEERERKSLTGDDLPHKRLCFTNLSGFRNVFEEVVFPDFPVLYKIKQGLLRSGADVCVMSGSGSSLVAIFSTRTGALQGASLMRAWNVRCHVVQFS; this is encoded by the coding sequence ATGAGTTGGACATTGCACGCTGGCTGCAAGATCAATTTATACTTGGATATCGTCGGGGTGCGGGAAGACGGCTATCACGAACTTGAAAGTTTGTTTTATCCACTGTCCGAGCCGTGTGACACGTTGCGCATAGGCCCTCGGACGGAGCCGGGGTTGGCTTTACGATGTTCCATTCCCGCGTTGGCTTCCTCGAAAAATATTTTGGCCCAGACCTACGATCGTTTTGCGCGGGCAACAGGGTTTGCTCCGGGCTTGGCTGTGTGGCTGGACAAGGGTATCCCAATGGGCGCTGGGTTGGGCGGGGGGAGCAGCGATGCCGCTGTTTTTTTGCGGTGGCTCAATGACCATGCGGGAACATCGGCCCTTGATGGCGCTGCTCTTCATGGGATGGCTTTGTCCCTGGGCGCGGACGTGCCTTTTTTTCTGGTCAACAAACCGGCCTGGGTGACGGGAATCGGGGACACAGTCCGTGCCGTGGCGCTCGATCTGTCCGCGTTCACGATGGTGCTGGCGTGCCCGGACGTGCATGTCGACACGAAATGGGCGTATGGTCGTTGGGATGCCATTCATGCTCGCGTGGAAGAGAGAGAAAGAAAATCGTTGACAGGGGATGACCTCCCGCATAAGAGACTTTGCTTCACGAATCTCTCGGGATTTCGGAATGTATTTGAAGAAGTGGTTTTTCCTGACTTTCCGGTTCTTTACAAGATCAAGCAGGGGCTTCTTCGGTCTGGAGCCGATGTTTGTGTCATGAGTGGTTCGGGTTCCAGTCTCGTGGCGATTTTTTCGACACGAACCGGCGCGCTTCAGGGCGCCAGCCTGATGCGGGCATGGAATGTTCGTTGTCATGTTGTTCAGTTCTCGTGA
- a CDS encoding ribose-phosphate pyrophosphokinase: MRVGELKIVTGTANPALAARICDHLGCKITPSLVDVFSDGEIRIEMGDNVRGDDVYVVQPTCAPVNHNLMELCLMLDALKRASAGRVTAVVPYFGYARQDRKVVPRVPISAKMVADFITVAGVDRVLTIDLHSGQIQGFFDRPVDNLYAAQVILEYIKNLGDNLIIVSPDAGGTERARAYAKRLGVGLAIVDKRREGPNRAHAMQLIGDVKGKIAVVLDDMIDTAGTMTEAGNLLAENGAEDVVACATHPVLSGPAVERLMSSAFSQVIVTDTIPLNSKAAASDKFKVISVGSLIAKAIHNIHSESSVSVLFS, encoded by the coding sequence ATGCGAGTGGGTGAACTGAAGATCGTCACAGGTACCGCTAATCCGGCCTTGGCTGCTCGAATCTGTGATCATTTGGGGTGTAAGATTACCCCGTCGCTTGTGGATGTTTTTAGCGACGGCGAGATCCGGATAGAGATGGGTGACAATGTGCGGGGGGATGATGTTTATGTCGTCCAACCGACCTGTGCTCCGGTCAACCATAACCTGATGGAGCTCTGCCTCATGCTGGACGCCTTGAAGCGAGCCAGCGCGGGCCGTGTCACGGCCGTGGTTCCATATTTTGGCTATGCCCGGCAGGATCGGAAGGTCGTGCCCCGTGTGCCGATCAGCGCCAAGATGGTCGCCGACTTCATCACCGTGGCCGGAGTGGATCGGGTTTTAACCATTGATTTGCACTCGGGTCAGATTCAGGGCTTTTTTGATCGGCCCGTGGACAATCTGTACGCGGCTCAGGTTATTTTGGAGTATATCAAGAATCTTGGGGACAATCTGATTATTGTTTCGCCGGATGCTGGGGGCACGGAGCGTGCCCGTGCCTACGCCAAACGTCTCGGAGTAGGGCTGGCTATCGTCGACAAGCGGCGTGAAGGCCCCAACCGCGCGCACGCGATGCAATTGATTGGCGACGTCAAGGGTAAAATCGCGGTGGTGCTCGACGACATGATCGACACTGCTGGCACCATGACCGAGGCAGGAAATCTGTTGGCCGAAAACGGAGCCGAGGATGTGGTCGCCTGCGCGACGCATCCGGTTTTGTCTGGCCCTGCGGTGGAGCGGCTGATGAGTTCCGCTTTTTCCCAGGTCATTGTCACGGATACTATTCCGCTCAATTCCAAGGCGGCGGCCAGCGACAAATTCAAGGTGATTTCCGTGGGCAGCCTTATTGCCAAGGCCATCCACAATATCCATTCCGAATCTTCGGTCAGCGTTCTTTTCAGCTAG
- a CDS encoding 50S ribosomal protein L25, with the protein MSEVTSLTIVKREERGKGPCGRLRAQGFVPGVFYNSKGENISFTVDNLALGKAFEKVRYSKMIELQIEIDGKTEKRNALFKKLVSHPVKRRYDHVDFVGIDLDKEVQVTIPVEVTGRAKGVVLGGKLEVFQERVLVRCLPTIIPDSIVVDITELGIGDKIFVDQLVLPEGVSAVYDRNYVVMSVLAGRGAKAGEEA; encoded by the coding sequence ATGTCTGAAGTCACTAGTTTGACGATCGTAAAACGCGAGGAAAGAGGCAAGGGCCCTTGTGGTCGTCTGCGCGCCCAGGGTTTTGTCCCCGGTGTATTCTATAATTCCAAGGGCGAAAATATTTCGTTTACCGTGGATAATCTGGCTTTGGGCAAGGCTTTCGAGAAAGTCCGCTACTCCAAGATGATTGAGTTGCAGATCGAAATCGATGGCAAGACGGAAAAGCGCAACGCGCTCTTCAAGAAGTTGGTCTCCCATCCGGTCAAGCGCCGTTACGATCATGTTGACTTCGTGGGTATTGATTTGGATAAGGAAGTCCAGGTCACAATCCCGGTTGAAGTTACTGGCCGTGCCAAGGGCGTGGTTCTTGGTGGTAAGCTCGAAGTTTTTCAGGAACGTGTTTTGGTTCGTTGTCTGCCTACCATCATTCCTGATTCCATCGTTGTCGATATTACCGAACTGGGTATTGGGGACAAAATTTTTGTCGACCAGTTGGTTCTGCCCGAAGGCGTGTCCGCCGTTTACGACCGCAACTATGTTGTGATGTCCGTTCTGGCTGGCCGTGGCGCCAAGGCTGGCGAAGAAGCTTAG
- a CDS encoding aminoacyl-tRNA hydrolase, whose product MKYDGLIVGLGNPGTQYARTRHNFGFMLVDCLLDRWAGLSGVSCTPIKNRGNSCLWEVSEPCGGRRWLIAKPLTFMNLSGQAVGELCRKNGIEASRVLVLHDELDLPLGTVRLKFSGGLAGHNGLKSVAAHLGTRDFARLRLGISRPATQEPVVDYVLRGFPPAERELVREALEIGVMAVMDYCALGLTAAMERLHSRA is encoded by the coding sequence ATGAAATATGATGGCCTGATTGTCGGTTTGGGCAATCCGGGAACGCAATATGCCCGCACGCGGCATAATTTTGGGTTCATGCTTGTGGATTGCCTGCTTGATCGTTGGGCGGGATTGTCCGGTGTTTCATGCACGCCGATCAAAAATCGGGGGAACTCCTGCCTGTGGGAGGTCTCCGAGCCCTGTGGGGGGAGGCGTTGGCTAATCGCCAAACCTCTGACCTTCATGAATTTAAGCGGTCAGGCCGTGGGAGAGTTATGTCGTAAGAACGGGATCGAGGCCTCAAGGGTTTTGGTCCTGCACGACGAGTTGGACTTGCCCTTGGGTACGGTCCGTTTGAAATTTTCCGGAGGGTTGGCGGGCCATAATGGCTTGAAGTCCGTCGCGGCTCATCTCGGAACGCGGGATTTTGCTCGCTTGAGGCTGGGAATCTCCCGCCCCGCGACTCAGGAGCCCGTTGTTGACTATGTTTTGCGTGGATTTCCGCCCGCCGAAAGAGAGCTCGTCCGCGAAGCACTCGAGATTGGCGTCATGGCGGTCATGGATTATTGTGCCTTGGGACTGACTGCCGCCATGGAACGCCTTCATTCGCGAGCGTAA
- a CDS encoding CarD family transcriptional regulator encodes MFSVDELVVYPAQGVGKVERIETQEIGGVATELIIVRILSNNVTLMVPVKNAKNVGLRGVYSPEQADEIRSYLRDRSDFTGYSGQNWNRRYREYSEKLKSSNLRDVAYVLKELILIGKDKELSFGERRLLEQAMGLITLELSFALHQDQADVKKDIESLFADILQAKDDSASEDID; translated from the coding sequence GTGTTTTCAGTTGATGAACTTGTCGTCTATCCCGCTCAGGGGGTCGGTAAGGTCGAAAGAATTGAGACCCAGGAGATCGGTGGTGTTGCCACGGAGCTGATCATCGTGCGCATCTTGAGTAACAATGTCACCCTGATGGTTCCGGTTAAAAATGCCAAGAATGTAGGGCTGCGTGGTGTCTATTCTCCCGAGCAAGCGGATGAAATCCGTTCCTACCTTCGGGACCGTTCCGATTTCACGGGGTATTCCGGTCAGAATTGGAACCGTCGATACCGCGAATACTCGGAGAAACTCAAGAGCAGCAATCTCCGCGACGTGGCCTACGTGCTCAAGGAGCTCATCCTCATCGGCAAGGACAAGGAGTTGTCCTTTGGGGAGCGAAGGCTTTTGGAGCAGGCCATGGGGTTGATCACGCTTGAACTTTCCTTCGCGCTGCATCAGGATCAGGCTGATGTCAAAAAAGACATTGAAAGCCTTTTTGCCGATATTTTACAGGCAAAGGATGATTCCGCGTCTGAAGATATTGATTGA
- a CDS encoding transcription termination factor Rho has protein sequence MNLSELKTKTMSELMDIASEYQIENMSGLRKQELIFALLQACASQNGSIFGEGVLEILPDGFGFLRSPMYSYMPGPDDIYVSPSQIRRFGLRTGDVISGQIRPPKEGERYFALLRVKEICFREPEEAKRIVLFDNLTPIYPDSQFRLENGDKNYSARIMDLMTPIGKGQRGLIVAPPRTGKTMLLQTIANSISINHPDAYLIVLLIDERPEEVTDMERTVRAEVISSTFDEPPQRHVQVAEMVLEKAKRLVERKVDVVILLDSITRLGRAYNATTPSSGRVLSGGLDANALQRPKRFFGAARNIEEGGSLTIISTALIDTGSRMDEVIFEEFKGTGNADIYLDRHLSDKRVFPAIDLNRSGTRKEELLLDPDVLNKVWILRRIMAPMNSIDSMDFLLDKMRGTKSNKDFLDMMNS, from the coding sequence ATGAATCTTTCTGAATTGAAAACCAAAACCATGTCTGAACTCATGGACATTGCCAGTGAGTATCAGATTGAAAACATGAGCGGGTTACGCAAGCAAGAGCTTATATTTGCCTTGCTTCAGGCTTGTGCCTCTCAGAATGGTTCGATTTTTGGCGAAGGCGTGCTTGAAATCCTGCCGGATGGTTTTGGCTTTCTGCGGTCACCAATGTATAGCTACATGCCTGGGCCAGATGATATTTATGTTTCTCCTTCGCAGATTAGACGCTTCGGCTTGCGGACCGGCGATGTTATTTCCGGTCAGATTCGGCCTCCCAAGGAAGGTGAACGGTATTTTGCGTTGCTGCGGGTTAAGGAAATTTGCTTCCGCGAGCCCGAGGAAGCCAAGCGCATCGTTTTATTCGATAATTTGACCCCGATTTACCCGGACTCGCAATTCCGGCTGGAGAATGGGGACAAGAATTATTCCGCTCGAATCATGGATCTGATGACCCCCATCGGCAAGGGGCAGCGAGGCCTGATCGTCGCGCCGCCGCGAACCGGTAAAACCATGCTGTTGCAGACGATCGCCAACTCCATCAGCATCAACCATCCCGATGCGTACCTGATTGTTCTGCTCATCGACGAACGCCCCGAGGAAGTGACGGACATGGAACGCACGGTCAGGGCCGAGGTCATCAGCTCGACCTTCGACGAGCCGCCGCAACGCCATGTGCAGGTCGCGGAAATGGTTTTGGAAAAAGCCAAGCGCCTAGTCGAGCGCAAGGTGGATGTGGTCATCCTGCTTGATTCCATTACCCGCCTGGGACGCGCCTACAACGCCACCACTCCGTCATCCGGAAGGGTTCTGTCCGGCGGCCTTGACGCCAATGCCCTGCAGCGCCCCAAGCGGTTTTTTGGTGCGGCGCGCAATATCGAGGAGGGGGGCAGCCTGACCATTATTTCCACGGCCTTGATTGATACAGGCTCCCGCATGGACGAGGTTATTTTCGAAGAATTCAAGGGAACTGGCAACGCTGACATTTATCTGGACCGGCACCTGTCGGATAAGCGTGTCTTTCCAGCCATTGATCTCAATCGATCGGGGACCAGAAAAGAAGAACTTCTCCTTGACCCCGATGTCCTCAACAAGGTCTGGATCCTGCGTCGGATCATGGCCCCCATGAACTCCATTGACAGCATGGATTTTCTTCTGGATAAAATGCGCGGTACCAAGAGCAATAAAGATTTTCTCGACATGATGAATTCATAG
- the nadE gene encoding NAD(+) synthase — protein MAALLRMDCPQDTDYRLWLELLSLKASPALLDAIGDSLDAYLRHSGLATYVMGLSGGIDSSFLAAILHWRRIPYLGFCLPIATNTPAEIERGAMVAQAYASPPAGTQVGAMQDFSTLYAEISRAFESVHLKTTPLAEGNIKARLRMMFLYHTAQIHHGCVLSTDQLDELLTGFWTLHGDVGDISPIQLIPKSVEYELARQLCAKLANPGPLEAAIEAVPTDGLGISASDLDQLQVDSYAEVERLFVEYFSLKSKENAQGLLPGEQARRDSLEQSGPVRRFLSSGFKRRGPVLFDPRSVC, from the coding sequence ATGGCCGCCTTGCTCCGGATGGATTGCCCTCAAGACACCGATTACCGACTTTGGCTTGAGCTGTTATCTCTCAAGGCGTCGCCCGCCCTGCTCGACGCCATCGGGGACTCACTGGACGCCTACTTGCGCCATTCCGGATTGGCTACATATGTGATGGGTCTTTCCGGGGGTATTGATTCTTCCTTTCTCGCGGCGATTTTGCATTGGCGTCGTATCCCCTATCTGGGCTTTTGCCTGCCCATTGCCACCAACACCCCCGCCGAAATCGAACGTGGAGCCATGGTTGCCCAAGCTTACGCCAGCCCGCCAGCTGGAACGCAAGTTGGAGCCATGCAGGATTTTTCCACGTTGTATGCTGAGATATCCCGTGCCTTTGAGAGTGTTCACCTCAAGACAACGCCCTTGGCCGAGGGGAATATCAAGGCGCGTCTCCGGATGATGTTTCTGTATCATACCGCTCAGATTCATCATGGTTGTGTTTTGTCCACGGACCAGTTGGACGAATTGCTGACAGGATTTTGGACCTTGCACGGCGATGTCGGGGATATCAGTCCCATTCAGCTCATTCCCAAAAGCGTTGAATATGAACTGGCGAGGCAACTGTGCGCCAAGCTGGCGAATCCAGGGCCTCTCGAGGCCGCTATCGAAGCCGTGCCAACAGACGGTTTGGGCATCAGTGCCTCGGATCTTGATCAGCTGCAGGTGGACTCCTACGCCGAGGTGGAGCGTCTTTTTGTCGAATACTTTTCCCTGAAGTCCAAGGAGAATGCCCAGGGTTTGCTTCCCGGGGAACAAGCGCGTCGTGACTCCTTGGAACAAAGCGGCCCGGTGCGACGTTTTCTGAGCAGCGGCTTCAAGCGGAGAGGACCGGTTCTGTTTGACCCGAGGAGTGTGTGCTGA
- a CDS encoding tetratricopeptide repeat protein produces MLRFVQSDWLIRCVSAVCVVVLLAPVRCWPGFGEFTIRDEIDLARKFDLLIESRFPVVEDRLIVNYVKGLVDRLVEAMPPQPFPVKVTVVRDGTMNAFASAAGHITVFTGLITNLRSEDELASVLAHELAHVSERHVAKSIEKSQLIGAGSLLGMLAGVLIGTQGDSDASEALIMGSVAGGQAMALKYSRANEEDADQLGLGFLVGAGFNPMGMTSAFERMRKLQWLGGGGAVPSYLATHPGMDERVGYMQERVARLPQDIRRRHTDNSAFTRVQALVLAWYADPNTALATFSSKGKFPECLASLGLAIAHSRLGQSEKAKMEFQQALACNGRDPLWQREYGRFSFEYGKLDVAAEALRTAVREVPDDLFALFFYARALAEQGDFAASITAMQRVLKDVPRDSEVLEHLGRYQAAAGRHFDAHVSFARAFAYTRKFRKYEYHLQRAESMAQSDSQHETIDDLRDEIAEYRNILEGKAG; encoded by the coding sequence GTGCTGAGATTCGTACAGTCTGATTGGTTGATTCGCTGTGTTTCCGCCGTGTGCGTGGTGGTATTGCTCGCTCCGGTCCGATGCTGGCCTGGGTTTGGGGAATTCACTATCCGCGACGAGATCGACTTGGCCCGTAAGTTCGATTTATTGATCGAATCGCGTTTTCCCGTTGTTGAAGACAGATTGATTGTCAATTACGTCAAAGGGTTGGTTGATCGGCTGGTCGAGGCCATGCCTCCCCAACCCTTCCCCGTCAAGGTGACCGTGGTGCGCGATGGGACCATGAACGCCTTTGCCTCGGCTGCTGGCCATATCACGGTTTTCACGGGCTTGATCACCAATCTGCGGAGCGAGGATGAGTTGGCCAGTGTGCTGGCACACGAACTGGCCCATGTTTCGGAGCGCCATGTCGCCAAGTCCATTGAAAAAAGTCAGTTGATCGGGGCCGGATCGTTGCTGGGCATGTTGGCCGGGGTCTTGATTGGTACCCAGGGTGATTCCGACGCTTCCGAGGCGTTGATCATGGGATCCGTGGCGGGTGGCCAGGCGATGGCGCTCAAGTATTCCCGTGCCAATGAAGAAGACGCGGACCAGCTTGGGCTTGGGTTTCTCGTCGGCGCGGGCTTCAACCCAATGGGCATGACCAGCGCCTTCGAGCGGATGCGCAAACTCCAGTGGCTCGGAGGTGGCGGGGCCGTGCCGTCTTATCTGGCCACGCATCCAGGCATGGATGAACGCGTTGGCTACATGCAGGAGCGTGTGGCTCGTCTGCCCCAGGACATTCGCCGTCGTCATACCGACAACAGTGCCTTTACTCGGGTGCAAGCCTTGGTCTTGGCGTGGTATGCAGATCCAAATACCGCCCTGGCCACGTTTTCCTCCAAGGGTAAATTTCCCGAATGCCTGGCCAGCCTGGGTTTGGCCATCGCGCACAGCCGCCTTGGGCAAAGCGAAAAAGCCAAGATGGAATTTCAACAAGCCTTGGCCTGCAATGGGCGGGATCCCCTCTGGCAACGCGAATATGGCCGATTTTCCTTTGAGTACGGGAAGCTCGACGTGGCGGCGGAAGCTTTGCGGACCGCCGTGCGCGAGGTCCCGGATGATTTGTTCGCTTTGTTTTTTTATGCCCGGGCCTTGGCCGAACAGGGCGATTTCGCCGCCAGTATCACGGCCATGCAACGTGTTTTGAAGGATGTTCCGCGCGATTCCGAGGTGCTTGAACATCTTGGGCGTTATCAAGCTGCCGCTGGCCGGCATTTCGACGCCCATGTGTCGTTTGCCAGGGCTTTTGCGTACACGCGAAAGTTTCGGAAATACGAGTACCATTTGCAACGGGCGGAATCCATGGCCCAAAGCGACAGCCAGCACGAGACTATCGACGACTTGCGCGATGAAATCGCGGAGTACCGGAACATTCTCGAAGGCAAGGCTGGCTAG
- the yajC gene encoding preprotein translocase subunit YajC produces the protein MFFENFAHAMGQAGGVAGGQPGNPLMSFMPLILMFVIFYFLLIRPQQKKQKEHKMMLDNLGRGDRVVTAGGLYGRVVEAKDDMLTVDLGNDVHVQVGRSFISAVLNGDASKAKDKDKKK, from the coding sequence ATGTTTTTTGAAAATTTTGCCCATGCCATGGGGCAGGCCGGAGGGGTCGCCGGCGGACAGCCTGGAAATCCCCTGATGTCGTTCATGCCCCTCATCCTTATGTTCGTGATTTTTTATTTTTTGCTCATTCGGCCGCAGCAAAAAAAACAGAAAGAGCACAAGATGATGTTGGACAATCTTGGTCGTGGGGATCGTGTCGTCACCGCCGGGGGGCTGTACGGCCGCGTGGTCGAGGCCAAGGACGACATGTTGACCGTTGACTTGGGAAACGATGTCCACGTTCAGGTCGGACGGAGTTTTATTTCCGCGGTGCTTAATGGCGACGCCAGCAAGGCCAAGGATAAGGACAAGAAGAAATAA
- the secD gene encoding protein translocase subunit SecD → MGSLRWRAIVAAMVVLLALAYILPSIPAVRTSPLGVVLPDAEINLGLDLKGGIHLTLGVDLDTALSNAITSYGQDLRVEAREKKIALFRPRLQGKTKLEFVLVKADQRAELDALLSSRFSQMRVVARDEQGNGQLRYLLEPTPDYVKTIETLTMDQALKTIRNRVDQFGVAEPDIRKQQGNRIIIQLPGLADPKRAISIIGRTAHLEFKLVDETADAQTLAKGIAPLDSELAYLYDKTPEGAEIKTPIMLRSEVVLTGEYITDANVQFDSYGQAYVGMTFNARGARIFEEVTGSNVKKRLAIVLDGKVHSAPVIQDRISGGRASITGQFTTEEAHDLAVVLRAGSLPAPVTILEERTVGPSLGQESIEKGMFAAAVGGIAVLLFMSIYYRRAGLIAAFEVVLDMALILAGMAAFGATLTLPGIAGIILTIGMAVDANVLIYERIREELRSGAAIGAAIRDGFERATLTIFDSNLTTIIAAVILYQFGTGPVRGFAVTLTLGILASMFTAIFVSRIFFDAWLARRQPGTQPSI, encoded by the coding sequence ATGGGGAGTTTGCGTTGGAGGGCGATAGTGGCCGCCATGGTGGTGCTTTTGGCCCTTGCTTACATTTTGCCCTCGATTCCCGCTGTCCGTACTTCGCCCCTGGGCGTGGTTTTGCCGGACGCTGAAATCAATCTGGGCCTTGATCTGAAGGGCGGCATCCATTTGACTCTGGGCGTGGATCTGGACACGGCCTTGTCCAATGCCATTACCAGTTATGGTCAGGATTTGCGTGTCGAGGCCCGGGAGAAGAAAATCGCTCTGTTTCGGCCCCGTCTTCAAGGCAAGACCAAGCTTGAATTTGTTTTGGTCAAGGCCGATCAGCGTGCCGAGCTGGATGCATTGCTCTCCTCGCGATTTTCGCAAATGCGGGTTGTTGCCCGTGACGAACAGGGCAACGGCCAGTTGCGTTACCTTCTCGAACCGACGCCTGACTACGTGAAGACCATCGAGACCTTGACCATGGATCAGGCATTGAAGACGATCCGTAATCGGGTGGACCAATTCGGGGTGGCCGAGCCGGATATCCGCAAGCAGCAGGGCAATAGGATCATAATCCAGCTGCCGGGCCTGGCCGATCCAAAGCGCGCCATCAGCATCATTGGCCGCACCGCGCATCTGGAATTCAAGCTTGTCGATGAAACCGCCGACGCACAGACCCTGGCCAAGGGTATCGCACCCTTGGACAGTGAATTGGCCTATCTGTACGATAAAACTCCGGAAGGCGCGGAAATCAAGACTCCCATCATGCTGCGCTCCGAAGTCGTCCTGACCGGTGAATACATCACCGACGCCAATGTGCAGTTTGATTCCTACGGACAGGCCTATGTGGGCATGACTTTCAACGCCCGGGGCGCTCGGATTTTCGAGGAAGTGACAGGCTCGAACGTCAAGAAGCGCTTGGCCATCGTGCTTGACGGCAAGGTGCATTCCGCCCCGGTCATCCAGGACCGGATTTCCGGTGGTCGCGCCTCCATCACCGGTCAGTTCACGACCGAGGAGGCCCACGATCTGGCCGTGGTGCTGCGGGCCGGCTCCTTGCCGGCGCCGGTGACCATTCTGGAGGAACGCACCGTCGGTCCTTCCCTGGGCCAAGAGTCCATTGAAAAGGGGATGTTCGCCGCGGCCGTGGGCGGCATCGCGGTGCTGCTGTTCATGAGCATTTACTACCGTCGCGCCGGTTTGATCGCCGCGTTCGAGGTGGTCTTGGACATGGCGTTGATTTTGGCTGGCATGGCCGCTTTCGGGGCCACCCTCACCCTGCCGGGCATCGCGGGCATTATCTTGACCATCGGCATGGCCGTGGATGCCAACGTGCTCATTTACGAGCGGATCCGGGAGGAGCTGCGCTCCGGCGCGGCGATTGGCGCCGCCATCCGGGACGGCTTCGAGCGGGCCACGCTGACCATTTTTGATTCCAATCTGACCACGATCATCGCGGCCGTGATTTTATACCAGTTCGGCACCGGGCCGGTGCGCGGATTCGCGGTGACTCTGACCTTGGGCATCCTGGCTTCCATGTTCACGGCGATTTTCGTGTCGCGGATCTTTTTCGACGCTTGGCTGGCTCGTCGTCAGCCGGGTACGCAACCGAGCATTTAA
- the secF gene encoding protein translocase subunit SecF yields MSFELIRHDTNYDFVGIRKYAYALSAILLLIGVFSLLFKGGPRYGVDFAGGINIQVKFNQGVELDALRVALDSPALPGLVVQNFGDADAHEVLIRAAMSSATANEIRDVVAQSLNASFSGVGHEIQRLEMVGPKVGADLREKALQAIFYAILLIATYISGRFEQRWMVAGLMAAALSAVVYVLELLHAPMSMSVIAATLATLVLCAVLRLKYALGAMVALIHDVMIPLGIFSLLNKEVDLTIIAALLTIVGYSLNDTIIIYDRIRENMRTKLSPSLDQIINRSVNQTLSRTIITGGTTLIAVSALYVLGGAVIQDFCLVMILGIVAGTYSSIFVASPILRAFNPRIDDEPAPKTVQAEA; encoded by the coding sequence ATGTCTTTTGAACTCATCCGGCACGACACGAATTATGATTTCGTGGGAATACGCAAGTACGCGTACGCGTTGTCTGCGATTTTGTTGCTTATCGGCGTGTTTTCGTTGCTGTTCAAGGGCGGTCCTCGCTACGGGGTCGATTTCGCTGGCGGCATCAATATCCAGGTCAAGTTCAACCAGGGCGTCGAATTGGACGCCTTGCGCGTTGCCTTGGATTCTCCGGCTCTGCCCGGCCTCGTGGTTCAGAATTTTGGGGATGCCGATGCGCACGAGGTCTTGATACGGGCCGCGATGTCCTCGGCCACGGCCAATGAGATCCGCGATGTCGTCGCCCAGAGTTTGAACGCGAGTTTTTCTGGAGTGGGGCACGAGATCCAGCGCCTGGAAATGGTTGGCCCCAAGGTCGGAGCTGACTTGCGGGAAAAGGCTTTACAGGCGATTTTTTACGCGATTCTCCTTATTGCCACGTATATTTCCGGTCGCTTCGAACAGCGGTGGATGGTGGCCGGGCTCATGGCCGCGGCGCTGTCGGCCGTGGTTTATGTCTTGGAATTACTGCACGCCCCCATGAGCATGTCCGTCATCGCGGCCACCCTGGCCACCCTGGTTCTTTGCGCCGTGCTGCGATTGAAATATGCCCTGGGAGCGATGGTCGCCCTGATCCATGATGTCATGATCCCGCTTGGGATATTTTCCTTGCTGAACAAGGAAGTGGATTTGACCATCATCGCGGCCCTGCTGACCATTGTCGGTTATTCCCTGAATGATACGATCATCATCTACGACCGTATCCGCGAAAACATGCGGACCAAGCTTTCCCCGTCCCTGGATCAAATTATCAACCGGTCCGTGAATCAAACCCTGTCCCGGACCATCATCACCGGTGGCACGACCCTGATCGCGGTTTCGGCCTTGTATGTTTTGGGCGGAGCCGTGATCCAGGATTTTTGCCTGGTCATGATACTGGGAATCGTGGCGGGAACGTATTCCTCTATTTTCGTGGCATCTCCGATACTGCGTGCCTTTAACCCGCGGATCGACGACGAGCCCGCGCCCAAGACCGTCCAAGCCGAGGCTTGA